The Salegentibacter sp. Hel_I_6 region AGAAGCAGTAAGCTAATCTTTAAATATTTTTCTGGCTTTTTCAAGATCTTCCTCGGTGTCAATCCCAATGGTCTGCATTTGTGTTTCTACCATTTTAATATTTTTTCCATATTCCAGGAATCTAATAGCTTCAATCTTTTCGGCAGATTCTAAAGATAACATGGGTAAATTATAGAAATCTATAATCGCTTGTTTTCTAAAGGCATAGATCCCTATATGTTTAAAATAAGTCACGGCAGCATCAGTATTTCTTGGGTAAGGGATTGGAAATCTTGAAAAATACATTGCGAAATCATTCTTATTGGTAATTACCTTTACATTGTTTGCATTAGTAATATCATCACTTTCAGAAAGTGCAGTTTTTAAAGAAGCAAGGTCTATAGCAGAAGCATCATCTTCCCGAAAAACAAGTAGCAATTTAGCCAAACTGTCCTTATCTATAAATGGTTCATCTCCCTGTACATTTACAACGATATCTACATCCATATCCTGCACCGCTTCAGCAATACGGTCGCTTCCGCATTCATGTTCTTTCTTGCTTTTTATTGCATTGCCGCCGTTTTTATTTATTTCAGCATAAATTTTATCACTATCGGTTACCACATATACCTCATCAAATAAATCTGTGCTTTTTGCAGCTTCGTAGGTTCTGGTGATTACTGTTTTTCCATTTAGATCTTTTAAAAGTTTTCCTGGAAATCTGGTCGCCTCGTAACGGGCGGGAATCATAGCAATTATTTTAAGGGGTTTATCCATTATAAATTTTGATTTTAGAAGTTAAATT contains the following coding sequences:
- the kdsB gene encoding 3-deoxy-manno-octulosonate cytidylyltransferase, whose translation is MDKPLKIIAMIPARYEATRFPGKLLKDLNGKTVITRTYEAAKSTDLFDEVYVVTDSDKIYAEINKNGGNAIKSKKEHECGSDRIAEAVQDMDVDIVVNVQGDEPFIDKDSLAKLLLVFREDDASAIDLASLKTALSESDDITNANNVKVITNKNDFAMYFSRFPIPYPRNTDAAVTYFKHIGIYAFRKQAIIDFYNLPMLSLESAEKIEAIRFLEYGKNIKMVETQMQTIGIDTEEDLEKARKIFKD